A stretch of Garra rufa chromosome 11, GarRuf1.0, whole genome shotgun sequence DNA encodes these proteins:
- the dusp8b gene encoding dual specificity protein phosphatase 8, whose amino-acid sequence MPVDLVIPPPLWTDMHESEMRLKMRVRRIKEGRDLRGGFAAFSSCFPDLCESKPATILPLSLSQPCLPVANVGPTRILPHLYLGSQRDVLNKELMTQNGITYVLNASNTCPKPDFISDNHFMRIPVNDSYCEKLLPWLEKTNEFIDKAKVSNCRVIVHCLAGISRSATIAIAYIMKTMGLSSDDAYRFVKDRRPSISPNFNFLGQLLEFERGLQMKKSLPCDPIRLSGKLNEEVSEVRKMERQSSESDHCDQRIPQATEITVKPPSPTSLQKDLSSLHLSTERILQNKRLKCSFSLDIKSVYSSSQNQQSSPNSLSSDFENIPKLCRLDNIKNSNGVCQYPSAVNHPSPTESQCTHVTSKSRTSQQRERRENGGLERLSATTLSLNLKQGNCGPRPQDPICETNSKAPFFLSLPLGKSPSWTTHRGSNEATTPITPTGDCPWFLGNNLAPSGMATGSSVHFGSGPGYAAYSCSGQTGNSKPSAHRRDKMQEPRDFQNSWLEDGKAVVCSVSQVDPKYKRRSCQMEFEEGINTTQSSEEFGKLGKQSSFSGSMEVIEVS is encoded by the exons GTGGCTTTGCAGCTTTCTCTTCCTGTTTTCCTGACCTGTGTGAGAGTAAACCAGCCACGATTCTACCTCTCAGTCTGTCCCAACCTTGTTTACCTGTGGCCAACGTCGGTCCCACCCGCATCCTGCCCCACCTTTACTTGGGCTCCCAGAGAGACGTCCTCAACAAG GAACTGATGACTCAGAATGGAATCACCTATGTACTAAATGCCAGCAACACCTGCCCCAAACCTGACTTCATCAGTGACAACCACTTCATGCGCATTCCCGTCAACGACAGCTACTGTGAGAAGCTGCTTCCTTGGTTGGAAAAAACCAACGAGTTTATTG ACAAAGCCAAGGTGTCAAACTGCAGAGTCATCGTCCATTGCTTGGCTGGCATATCCCGGTCTGCAACCATTGCTATTGCCTACATCATGAAAACTATGGGCCTGTCCTCAGATGATGCCTACAG GTTTGTGAAGGACCGTCGGCCATCAATATCTCCAAACTTTAACTTCTTGGGTCAGCTGCTGGAGTTCGAGAGAGGCTTGCAGATGAAGAAGAGTCTGCCCTGTGACCCTATAAGGTTATCAGGAAAGCTGAATGAAGAGGTATCAGAGGTCCGAAAGATGGAGCGACAAAGTTCGGAGAGTGATCACTGTGACCAGCGGATTCCACAAGCCACAGAGATCACGGTAAAGCCTCCATCGCCTACCTCACTGCAGAAAGACCTAAGCTCCCTTCACCTGTCCACCGAGCGAATCCTTCAAAACAAACGGCTTAAGTGCTCCTTCTCCCTTGACATCAAGTCTGTCTACTCCTCGAGCCAAAACCAGCAATCTTCTCCCAACTCCTTATCGTCAGACTTTGAAAACATACCCAAACTCTGCAGACTTGACAACATAAAGAACAGCAATGGAGTATGCCAGTACCCTTCAGCGGTGAACCACCCAAGCCCTACGGAGTCACAGTGTACTCATGTGACTAGCAAGTCCAGGACGAGCCAGCAAAGAGAGAGGCGGGAAAATGGTGGCTTGGAGAGGTTATCAGCAACAACTCTTTCCCTAAATCTGAAGCAGGGTAATTGCGGGCCAAGACCCCAGGATCCCATTTGCGAGACCAACTCGAAGGCGCCTTTTTTCCTCAGCTTGCCGCTGGGTAAATCTCCTTCTTGGACTACGCATAGAGGCTCAAATGAGGCTACCACCCCTATCACACCCACGGGTGACTGCCCTTGGTTCTTAGGCAATAACTTGGCACCATCTGGAATGGCTACTGGGAGCTCTGTGCACTTTGGCAGTGGTCCTGGCTATGCGGCTTACAGCTGCAGTGGCCAAACTGGCAACTCGAAGCCTAGCGCACATCGAAGGGACAAAATGCAAGAGCCACGGGACTTTCAGAACAGCTGGCTCGAGGACGGGAAAGCAGTAGTGTGCAGCGTATCACAAGTAGACCCAAAATACAAGCGCCGCAGCTGCCAGATGGAGTTTGAAGAGGGTATTAACACAACACAAAGCAGCGAGGAATTTGGGAAGCTGGGCAAGCAGTCCAGTTTCTCCGGTAGCATGGAGGTCATCGAGGTATCCTGA